In one Neorhizobium sp. NCHU2750 genomic region, the following are encoded:
- a CDS encoding SDR family NAD(P)-dependent oxidoreductase has product MHSLPTGYRAVVLGASGGIGNVFTEILRLDARCGDLVPLSRSRDGFDITDEESVAFHARRLAEKPVHLLLCATGVLTFDGHPPEKALKQIDPDVMLAQFRVNAVGPALGAKHFLPLLARDERSIAAFLSARVGSIADNRLGGWVSYRASKAALNQIVRTASIELRRTNPDAVAVAIHPGTVETTLSAPYSRGHITIGPEVAAMNMLQTLDDLSADRSGSFVAYDGRNIVW; this is encoded by the coding sequence ATGCATTCCCTGCCGACCGGCTATCGCGCGGTGGTTCTCGGCGCGAGCGGCGGTATCGGAAATGTATTCACCGAGATCCTGCGGCTCGACGCGCGTTGTGGCGACCTTGTCCCGCTTTCCCGAAGTCGCGATGGGTTCGACATCACCGACGAGGAGAGCGTCGCGTTTCATGCGCGACGTCTTGCCGAAAAGCCTGTCCATCTTCTGCTCTGCGCGACCGGGGTCCTGACATTTGACGGTCATCCTCCTGAAAAGGCGCTGAAGCAGATCGATCCTGATGTCATGCTGGCGCAGTTTCGCGTCAACGCCGTCGGACCTGCGCTGGGCGCAAAGCATTTCCTTCCTCTCCTGGCGCGAGATGAGCGTTCGATCGCAGCCTTCCTATCCGCCAGGGTCGGGTCGATCGCTGACAACCGCCTCGGTGGCTGGGTCTCCTATCGGGCGTCGAAGGCCGCGCTCAATCAGATCGTCAGGACGGCGTCTATCGAGCTGCGCAGGACGAATCCAGACGCCGTCGCGGTCGCCATCCATCCGGGAACGGTAGAAACCACGCTCTCAGCGCCCTATTCGAGGGGCCATATCACGATAGGACCCGAAGTTGCCGCGATGAACATGCTGCAGACGTTGGATGACCTTTCAGCCGATCGCAGCGGCAGCTTCGTGGCATATGACGGTCGAAATATCGTCTGGTAG
- a CDS encoding 2'-5' RNA ligase family protein, giving the protein MKTHKPLILTARIAKEDIEPFDRLRKAHFPPDRNFLGAHLTMFHRLPGEFRERIGETLTAVAAQAGMFEAEVSGLRHLGAGVAYVITAPALHHVPAALKAEFVAWLGSQDMQKWQPHITVQNKVARMKADALHRDLSDGFRPRTIRIIGLDLWDYLDGPWQHADFAPFDLNC; this is encoded by the coding sequence TTGAAGACGCACAAGCCGCTGATCCTCACCGCGAGAATTGCGAAGGAGGATATTGAGCCGTTCGATCGCCTGCGCAAGGCGCATTTTCCGCCGGACAGGAATTTCCTCGGCGCGCATTTGACGATGTTCCACCGGCTGCCGGGCGAATTTCGCGAGCGGATCGGGGAAACGCTTACAGCTGTCGCCGCACAGGCAGGGATGTTCGAGGCCGAGGTCAGCGGACTCCGGCATCTCGGCGCGGGCGTCGCCTATGTCATCACGGCCCCGGCACTGCACCACGTCCCCGCAGCCCTGAAAGCGGAATTCGTCGCGTGGCTTGGCTCGCAAGACATGCAGAAATGGCAGCCGCACATCACCGTCCAGAACAAGGTGGCGCGCATGAAGGCGGATGCGCTTCACCGGGATCTCAGTGATGGCTTTCGTCCGCGCACTATCCGGATCATCGGGCTGGACCTGTGGGACTATCTCGATGGCCCATGGCAGCACGCAGATTTCGCTCCCTTTGACCTCAACTGTTGA
- a CDS encoding TetR/AcrR family transcriptional regulator, translating into MNEPVRKRGRPRVLDRDTGLDIAARLFWERGYEGTSTADLTKAMGINPPTLYSNFGSKEELYRQALDFGIAQENSCRADILASDLPAYKALSRYLYSIADGDTQPDKPRGCMVSTAVLQHAEENASVAKMTAALREASMQILKARFDRAVTEGELPAGTDTDTLARFYGAIIQGMSAQACDGACNALLKRLIDVALTAWPGNRATASGNLA; encoded by the coding sequence ATGAATGAACCTGTTCGCAAAAGAGGAAGGCCGCGCGTTCTTGATCGTGACACCGGGCTCGATATCGCGGCGCGCCTGTTCTGGGAGCGTGGCTACGAGGGTACATCGACCGCCGACCTAACCAAGGCCATGGGGATCAATCCGCCGACGCTCTATTCGAATTTCGGGTCGAAGGAGGAGCTTTACCGTCAGGCCCTCGACTTCGGCATCGCGCAGGAAAACAGCTGCCGCGCAGACATCCTGGCATCCGATCTGCCAGCTTACAAAGCCTTGAGCCGGTACCTGTATAGCATTGCCGATGGCGACACCCAGCCCGACAAGCCACGGGGCTGCATGGTCTCGACGGCGGTTCTCCAGCATGCGGAAGAGAATGCGTCCGTTGCCAAAATGACAGCGGCGCTCCGCGAGGCATCGATGCAGATTCTCAAGGCGCGTTTCGACCGCGCGGTCACGGAGGGCGAACTGCCGGCTGGGACCGATACGGACACGCTCGCGCGGTTCTACGGTGCGATCATTCAAGGCATGTCGGCGCAGGCCTGCGACGGCGCCTGCAATGCGCTGCTGAAACGGCTGATCGATGTAGCGCTCACTGCCTGGCCGGGAAACCGCGCGACCGCGAGCGGGAATTTGGCTTGA
- a CDS encoding SDR family oxidoreductase, whose translation MSQKLADKTALITGSSRGIGRAVALAFAKEGAGLIGVHYTANPDAAQSTTRDIEALGVKAVAVQADLRQGKQAADNLCAQFSEAARAETGSAGLDILVNNAGIAPAVPLKHTTEAVFDEVMTINYKAPFFLIQAVADHIRDNGRIVNVSTGFTRIAAPTHPAYAASKGALETLTLALAPDFATRGITVNAVMPGVTETDMNAEWLASPEARASAEALSVFSRVGRADDVADVIAFLASNDARWTTGQIIDATGGARI comes from the coding sequence ATGTCCCAGAAACTGGCAGACAAGACTGCACTGATTACCGGAAGCTCGAGAGGCATCGGCCGTGCGGTCGCACTTGCATTCGCAAAGGAGGGCGCTGGCTTAATCGGCGTACATTACACCGCCAATCCCGACGCAGCGCAGTCAACCACCCGGGATATCGAAGCACTCGGCGTCAAGGCCGTGGCTGTGCAAGCCGATCTCCGGCAAGGCAAGCAGGCCGCCGACAATCTCTGCGCGCAATTTAGTGAGGCGGCACGCGCCGAGACGGGCTCAGCTGGGCTCGATATCCTCGTCAACAATGCCGGGATCGCGCCGGCCGTGCCACTGAAGCACACCACAGAGGCTGTCTTCGACGAGGTGATGACAATCAATTACAAGGCCCCGTTCTTCCTGATCCAGGCCGTGGCCGACCATATCCGTGACAATGGGCGCATCGTCAATGTTTCGACGGGGTTCACCCGGATCGCGGCACCCACGCATCCTGCCTATGCTGCATCCAAGGGCGCGCTAGAGACCTTGACCTTGGCACTTGCGCCTGACTTTGCGACCCGCGGGATCACAGTCAATGCCGTCATGCCGGGCGTGACCGAGACGGATATGAACGCCGAATGGCTGGCCTCGCCGGAAGCTCGCGCCAGCGCAGAAGCGCTTTCCGTCTTCTCACGTGTCGGCCGCGCCGACGACGTTGCCGATGTCATCGCTTTTCTGGCATCGAACGACGCACGCTGGACGACAGGTCAGATCATCGACGCCACGGGCGGCGCCCGGATTTGA
- a CDS encoding exonuclease domain-containing protein has product MSRVRVIDLETAGNGANDVCEIGWQDVVLGDDGRWTINEELGAYLVNPGRPISPETMAIHHIRDEDVARAPYWKEVAPGVLRQAEGVIALAAHRAAFEQRYCTPRLTGGLPWICTWKCALRVWPELPRFSNQMLRYQRMPEGLVHEIGLPAHRAMPDAYVTAHHLRDLLNAASLERCLAWSAEPGLLPRVPAGPDRGKSWDRLGLEALKEFLRDRDADVRFTAQTELARRGDRHRPETAEPQQRTLL; this is encoded by the coding sequence ATATCTCGCGTGCGCGTCATAGATCTGGAAACGGCCGGTAATGGCGCGAACGATGTCTGCGAGATCGGTTGGCAGGACGTGGTGCTCGGCGACGATGGGCGCTGGACCATAAACGAAGAACTCGGCGCATACCTCGTCAATCCGGGGCGGCCTATTTCGCCTGAGACCATGGCGATTCATCATATCCGCGACGAGGACGTCGCAAGAGCTCCTTACTGGAAAGAGGTGGCGCCAGGTGTCTTGCGTCAAGCGGAAGGTGTCATTGCTCTAGCCGCCCATCGTGCCGCCTTCGAACAGCGCTATTGCACCCCTCGCCTGACCGGCGGTCTGCCCTGGATTTGCACCTGGAAATGCGCGCTCCGGGTCTGGCCCGAGCTGCCCCGGTTTTCCAATCAGATGTTGCGCTACCAGAGAATGCCGGAGGGCCTCGTTCACGAGATCGGCCTGCCGGCGCATCGGGCGATGCCGGACGCCTATGTCACGGCGCATCATCTACGCGATCTTTTGAACGCGGCATCGCTCGAACGGTGCCTGGCATGGAGTGCAGAGCCGGGTCTCCTGCCCCGGGTGCCAGCCGGACCGGATCGCGGCAAAAGCTGGGATCGCCTTGGGCTGGAGGCGCTCAAAGAATTCCTGCGGGATCGGGATGCCGACGTGCGCTTCACGGCTCAAACTGAACTTGCCAGGCGGGGTGACCGTCATCGGCCCGAAACTGCCGAGCCGCAGCAGCGGACGTTGCTATGA
- the ligD gene encoding DNA ligase D — translation MADNLSTYRAKRDFKKTAEPRGEVDVTSSNRRRFVIQKHDATRLHYDLRLELDGVFKSWAVTKGPSLDPGDKRLAVEVEDHPLDYGDFEGTIPKGEYGGGTVMLWDRGYWEPEGRSSPEEALAKGDFKFSLEGDRLHGSFVLVRMRHDRDGGKRTNWLLIKHHDEFSVDEDGAAVLETNMKSVASGRTMDAIASGKGRKPKPFMLSEAVVEADAVWDSSQGLAAEERQAGHNIKPKASKKPAMAKGVSSEMPDFIAPQLCETLDRPPSGKGWIHEIKFDGYRIQMRVEDGDVTLKTRKGVDWTKKWAAISAAASSLPDCIIDGEICALDENGAPDFAALQAALSEGKTDELVYFAFDLPFASDEDMRELPLTKRKDRLAGLLSHASGDPLLRFVEHFETGGDAVLKSACRLSLEGIVSKQATAPYRSGRSDTWAKSKCRAGHEVVIGAYAKTKGRFRSLLVGVNRGSHFVYVGRVGTGYGAKVVERLLPKLKAMEASKSPFTGIGAPKKSVDIVWLKPELVAEIEFAGWTADGQVRQAAFKGLREDKPAQEVEAETPTSPLQTKVPGPEADKPAPKGLRKGAKVDVMGVMISSPDKPLWPDAGDKKPVTKLDLARYHEAVGSWLIEHIKGRPCSIIRTPDGIGGEQFFQRHAMPGTSNLLELVTVFGDKKAYLQIDRIEGLVAIAQLGGVELHPWNCEPGQPEVPGRLVFDLDPGSDVEFSAVVDAAREIRDRLEEVGLVSFCKTTGGKGLHVVTPLAVQKGKKLSWDDAKGFAHDICEQMALENPELYLIKMAKNQRDGRIFLDYLRNDRMATAVAPLSPRARPGATVSMPLNWTQVRADLDPKRFTVRTVPDLLKKSTAWQDYRDGERPLAQAITRLAKLTK, via the coding sequence ATGGCCGACAACCTCTCGACATACCGAGCCAAACGCGACTTCAAGAAAACCGCCGAACCAAGGGGCGAGGTCGATGTTACATCCTCGAACCGCCGACGGTTCGTGATCCAGAAGCATGATGCCACTCGGCTCCATTACGATCTTCGCCTCGAGTTGGACGGGGTGTTCAAGTCCTGGGCGGTGACCAAAGGCCCGTCCCTCGATCCCGGCGACAAGCGGCTCGCCGTCGAAGTCGAGGATCATCCGCTCGATTACGGCGATTTCGAAGGTACGATACCGAAAGGTGAGTATGGCGGCGGCACGGTCATGCTGTGGGATCGCGGATACTGGGAGCCGGAAGGTCGCAGTTCACCGGAAGAAGCACTTGCCAAGGGCGACTTCAAGTTCTCACTGGAGGGAGACCGACTGCATGGCAGCTTCGTGCTGGTGCGTATGCGTCACGACCGGGACGGCGGCAAGCGCACCAACTGGCTCCTGATCAAGCATCATGACGAGTTCTCCGTCGACGAGGATGGTGCTGCCGTTTTGGAAACGAACATGAAGTCCGTCGCCTCGGGCCGGACGATGGATGCAATCGCGTCGGGCAAGGGACGGAAACCGAAGCCCTTCATGCTGAGCGAAGCGGTAGTCGAGGCGGACGCCGTCTGGGATAGCAGCCAGGGGCTGGCGGCGGAGGAACGCCAGGCTGGCCACAACATCAAGCCAAAGGCGTCGAAGAAGCCGGCTATGGCAAAAGGTGTATCGTCGGAGATGCCGGACTTCATTGCGCCGCAGCTCTGCGAGACCCTGGATCGCCCACCCTCCGGCAAGGGCTGGATCCACGAGATCAAGTTCGATGGCTACCGCATCCAGATGCGGGTGGAGGATGGAGATGTTACACTCAAGACCCGCAAGGGTGTCGACTGGACGAAAAAGTGGGCGGCTATCTCCGCCGCTGCGTCATCTCTTCCCGACTGCATCATCGATGGCGAAATCTGCGCACTTGATGAAAACGGAGCACCCGATTTTGCCGCGCTGCAGGCGGCGCTATCGGAAGGCAAGACGGACGAACTTGTTTACTTTGCCTTCGACCTCCCATTTGCCAGTGATGAGGATATGCGCGAATTGCCCCTCACCAAGCGTAAGGACCGACTAGCCGGACTTCTCTCTCACGCTAGCGGCGATCCGCTTCTGCGGTTTGTCGAGCATTTCGAGACCGGCGGCGATGCCGTGCTGAAGTCCGCCTGCCGTCTATCATTGGAGGGAATCGTATCGAAGCAGGCCACCGCGCCATATCGATCCGGCCGCTCAGATACCTGGGCTAAGTCGAAATGTCGTGCCGGGCATGAGGTAGTGATTGGCGCATATGCGAAGACCAAAGGCCGGTTCCGCTCGCTGCTTGTCGGCGTCAATCGTGGCAGTCACTTCGTATATGTCGGCCGGGTCGGCACGGGTTACGGGGCAAAGGTCGTGGAGAGATTGTTGCCGAAGCTTAAGGCGATGGAGGCATCGAAATCGCCATTCACCGGCATCGGCGCGCCAAAGAAATCGGTCGACATCGTCTGGCTGAAACCTGAACTTGTCGCAGAAATCGAGTTCGCCGGATGGACCGCCGACGGTCAGGTCAGGCAGGCTGCCTTCAAAGGCTTGCGGGAAGACAAGCCGGCGCAGGAGGTGGAAGCGGAAACGCCGACATCTCCTTTGCAAACCAAAGTGCCTGGCCCTGAGGCGGACAAGCCTGCCCCGAAGGGCCTTCGCAAGGGTGCGAAGGTGGACGTCATGGGCGTGATGATCTCAAGCCCGGATAAGCCGCTCTGGCCGGATGCCGGCGACAAAAAGCCAGTGACCAAGCTTGATCTGGCTCGCTATCATGAGGCTGTTGGGTCATGGTTGATCGAGCACATCAAAGGTCGTCCCTGTTCGATTATCCGTACGCCTGACGGGATTGGCGGCGAGCAGTTCTTCCAGCGCCATGCCATGCCGGGCACATCCAACTTGCTCGAACTCGTCACAGTGTTCGGCGACAAGAAAGCATATCTGCAGATTGACCGGATCGAAGGGCTGGTGGCGATTGCCCAGCTCGGCGGCGTCGAACTTCATCCGTGGAATTGCGAACCCGGTCAGCCCGAGGTGCCAGGCCGCCTGGTCTTCGATCTCGATCCCGGTTCAGATGTCGAATTCTCTGCCGTGGTGGACGCAGCGCGGGAAATCCGTGATCGCCTAGAGGAAGTGGGCCTCGTCAGCTTCTGCAAGACGACGGGTGGAAAGGGCCTGCATGTCGTCACACCCTTGGCTGTGCAGAAGGGCAAGAAACTGAGCTGGGACGACGCGAAGGGCTTTGCCCATGACATCTGCGAACAGATGGCCCTCGAAAACCCGGAGCTTTACCTCATCAAGATGGCAAAGAACCAGCGCGATGGCCGCATCTTCCTCGACTATCTGCGCAACGATCGGATGGCGACGGCTGTGGCACCGTTGTCTCCGCGGGCTCGCCCCGGCGCGACAGTTTCCATGCCGCTCAATTGGACACAGGTCAGAGCGGACCTCGACCCGAAGCGATTCACGGTAAGGACCGTGCCTGATCTTTTGAAGAAGAGTACGGCTTGGCAAGATTATCGTGACGGAGAAAGACCTCTTGCGCAGGCTATCACACGGTTGGCGAAGCTAACGAAATGA
- a CDS encoding SDR family oxidoreductase — MTNYPTPPFQTPRQQMPGSTNAMSPIPDHGEDSYRGSGRLAGKRAVITGGDSGIGRAVAIAYAREGADVLISYLDEDSDAEQTKSWVEKAGRKAVLVPGDIQNSEHCRHIIETAVAELGGIDILVNNAAHQASFSDIGDISDEEWELTFRTNIHAMFYLTKAAVAHMKPGSAIINTASINADSPSPHLLAYATTKGAIQNFTAGLAQMLADKGIRANAVAPGPIWTPLIPSTMPDENVKNFGKQVPMQRPGQPAELATSYVMLADPLSSYVSGATIAVTGGKPII; from the coding sequence ATGACCAACTATCCGACACCACCGTTCCAGACGCCACGCCAGCAGATGCCAGGATCGACTAATGCGATGTCGCCGATCCCTGATCACGGCGAAGACAGCTACCGCGGCTCCGGTCGCCTTGCCGGAAAGAGAGCCGTCATCACTGGCGGCGACAGTGGGATCGGACGCGCCGTTGCGATTGCATATGCGCGCGAGGGCGCGGACGTGTTGATCTCCTACCTGGACGAGGACAGCGACGCCGAGCAGACGAAATCCTGGGTCGAAAAGGCTGGCCGCAAAGCTGTTCTCGTCCCCGGCGACATCCAGAACTCGGAGCACTGCCGTCACATCATCGAGACCGCGGTCGCTGAACTCGGCGGGATCGACATTCTCGTCAACAATGCCGCGCACCAGGCAAGCTTTTCGGATATCGGCGATATCAGCGACGAGGAATGGGAGCTGACCTTCAGGACGAATATCCACGCGATGTTCTATCTGACGAAGGCCGCTGTCGCGCACATGAAGCCCGGCAGTGCGATTATTAACACGGCCTCGATCAATGCCGACAGCCCCAGCCCGCATCTCCTCGCCTATGCGACTACCAAGGGAGCGATCCAGAACTTCACGGCCGGCCTTGCGCAGATGCTGGCGGACAAGGGCATTCGTGCCAATGCGGTTGCACCCGGCCCGATCTGGACGCCGCTGATCCCATCGACCATGCCGGATGAGAACGTGAAGAATTTCGGCAAGCAGGTTCCCATGCAGCGGCCGGGACAGCCGGCGGAGCTGGCAACGTCATACGTGATGCTCGCCGACCCGTTGTCGAGCTACGTCTCCGGCGCGACGATCGCCGTTACTGGCGGCAAGCCAATCATTTGA